The Anastrepha ludens isolate Willacy chromosome X, idAnaLude1.1, whole genome shotgun sequence genome includes a window with the following:
- the LOC128870064 gene encoding uncharacterized protein LOC128870064, which produces MSSSVKTRDSAFNAIKRYMAKSVDDAFTTDAESIKSYMQLLSEQWTRFNSAQDTVEISCGSENVDIEESVRIQAETWYSTALANFNRVQKCRAEAQPASVSTPVSAAIRLPKMELPKFSGDSTEWIGFFDAISALVDCNAALSNGQKLHYLRSCLRGDALKIISGFKICDVNYEEAWDLLKSRYKVMRVIVEGHFRAMANVKRAASDTSDAIKGVIDAFQQHIRELKALGRPVEFWDDWLVYELVNKLGFETRKQWELSLVTDEPPTFEQLATFLEVRCRSLSMLSSPTVLLPAKGKTASVCKSTNVFHAVQDQDSTDCTFCNGPHKIYSCEKFRDLDANGKSKFVRESRVCMNCLSSGHYKAKCNSTSACRICHQRHHTLLHNAVATTNATTVTHFVNSASLRPFSPAADVMHQTNVTVSSANGPSTDTAAACTFSHLNVNPNQPRPRERTVLLATALVKVRDCSGHWQPARLLFDSGSHTSFVTESCVQRLGLPRRGSAILISGIGSSQGIRSKGEVLLSLSSHCSDLCFTVDALILPKITSDLPTQSSKVSA; this is translated from the coding sequence atgtcgagctCGGTAAAAACACGCGACTCTGCATTTAACGCCATTAAGCGGTATATGGCTAAGAGTGTGGACGATGCCTTTACAACGGATGCAGAAAGCATAAAGAGTTATATGCAACTGCTCAGCGAGCAGTGGACTCGCTTTAATAGCGCTCAAGATACGGTCGAAATTTCGTGTggaagtgaaaatgtagatattgaagaaagtgtgCGAATTCAAGCTGAGACGTGGTACTCTACAGCTTTAGCAAATTTTAATCGCGTACAGAAGTGTCGTGCCGAAGCGCAACCCGCGTCCGTGTCAACGCCTGTGTCTGCAGCAATACGGCTGCCAAAGATGGAGCTGCCTAAATTTTCTGGGGACTCCACTGAGTGGATCGGTTTTTTTGACGCAATTTCTGCCTTGGTCGACTGTAATGCCGCATTGTCAAATGGTCAAAAACTTCACTATCTTCGTAGTTGTTTAAGGGGTGACGCGTTAAAAATCATAAGTGGGTTTAAAATATGTGATGTTAATTATGAAGAAGCTTGGGACCTACTAAAATCGCGTTATAAGGTCATGCGCGTTATAGTTGAAGGACATTTTAGAGCTATGGCCAACGTAAAGAGGGCAGCTAGTGATACCTCCGACGCAATTAAGGGAGTGATCGACGCTTTCCAGCAACATATACGCGAGCTTAAGGCTTTGGGACGCCCAGTGGAATTTTGGGACGATTGGCTAGTGTACGAACTAGTCAATAAATTAGGCTTCGAGACACGAAAGCAATGGGAGCTATCACTTGTCACTGATGAGCCTCCGACATTCGAACAGCTGGCCACGTTTTTAGAAGTTAGATGTCGTTCTCTATCAATGCTATCATCGCCAACGGTATTATTGCCAGCTAAGGGTAAAACCGCGTCGGTGTGTAAGTCTACGAATGTGTTTCACGCAGTGCAAGATCAGGACAGCACGGACTGTACATTTTGTAACGGGCCACACAAAATATACAGTTGTGAAAAATTTCGGGACCTTGACGCAAACGGCAAGTCGAAATTTGTGAGAGAATCGCGCGTGTGCATGAACTGCTTAAGTTCAGGCCATTATAAGGCAAAGTGTAACAGCACATCTGCATGCAGGATTTGCCATCAACGCCATCATACGCTGTTGCATAATGCTGTCGCTACAACTAACGCTACAACCGTTACTCATTTCGTCAACAGCGCCTCTCTTAGGCCTTTCTCCCCCGCCGCAGACGTCATGCATCAAACGAACGTAACCGTTTCATCCGCTAACGGTCCTTCCACAGACACCGCTGCTGCCTGTACGTTTTCACATTTGAATGTCAATCCCAACCAGCCTCGTCCAAGAGAAAGAACTGTGCTGTTGGCGACCGCCTTAGTCAAGGTACGTGATTGCTCTGGTCATTGGCAACCCGCTCGCTTGTTGTTTGATTCTGGTTCGCATACTTCTTTCGTAACCGAGTCATGTGTACAACGCTTGGGATTACCGCGAAGAGGGTCCGCAATATTAATTTCTGGAATTGGTTCCTCCCAAGGGATACGCTCTAAAGGTGAAGTATTGCTTTCATTATCATCTCATTGTTCAGATCTATGCTTTACTGTTGACGCATTGATTCTGCCTAAAATCACAAGCGATTTGCCAACACAGTCCTCGAAGGTTTCGGCGTGA
- the LOC128870063 gene encoding uncharacterized protein LOC128870063, with product MDVMGQLLCSEIRKGQPGTPMAQRTVFGWTLFGNVDGSESASLGLQSLHCEVHLDRALTRLWELEESPKKAHLTYEERYCEEFFEKTHRSSPDGRFIVELPLKSDVPLGASRSYAVRSLLSIEKRLARDDDLRQRYNEFMQELIDMKHMELAPPPTDQTFYMPHHPVIKESSVTTKLRVVFNASAKTTTGNSTHRYAVTADIAKMYRQICMSTKNLDLQRIVWRRDPTLPIKDYHMLRVTYGVAAASYLAVKSLQQTAKYSSHICEKAAAVIHKDFYKDDLLPAASSKEELLGLQRNVSEILKEGGFELRKWASNCAELFENVSNASENISHYLVDSKDVHALGLIWNTEEDYFTFSVNLNQPPTILTKRNFLSDASTLFDPLGLLAPATIRSKMWFQEIWRMSVGWDDVIPDCIAAQWRQHRSELLLLSSLKISRWFGTGAGESFTELHIFADASERAYAAVMYACTLHNDGSITVVLISSKTKVAPLKTTTLPRLELCAAHLAAKLAQSVLHSWGDLRYPIYAWTDSTITLAWLQAHPSKWITFVANRVADIQEVLPPECWNHIRSELNPADCASRGVTPSELLHQKLWWSGPEFLKGPDHFWKLSPSQHTTQLGVRSKVVAHATSSDDHWPVLMRHSSYSKLRRIIAYVLRIFVNARVKTRINAAKRQKKADSASE from the exons ATGGACGTCATGGGACAGCTCCTCTGCTCGGAGATTCGTAAGGGTCAGCCCGGTACGCCCATGGCTCAACGAACGGTTTTCGGTTGGACGTTGTTTGGAAATGTCGATGGGTCCGAATCCGCTTCGCTCGGCTTACAGTCTTTGCATTGTGAAGTTCATTTAGATCGAGCGCTCACTAGACTTTGGGAGTTAGAAGAATCACCGAAAAAGGCCCACCTCACTTACGAAGAACGCTATTGTGAagagtttttcgaaaaaacgcACAGAAGTTCACCTGACGGTCGATTTATAGTAGAGCTGCCACTGAAATCAGACGTACCCTTGGGAGCATCACGAAGTTATGCTGTTCGAAGTTTACTAAGCATCGAAAAAAGACTTGCGCGAGATGACGACCTACGCCAACGCTACAATGAGTTCATGCAAGAACTCATCGACATGAAGCACATGGAACTTGCACCACCGCCAACGGATCAAACGTTCTATATGCCGCATCACCCCGTTATAAAAGAGTCAAGTGTCACGACTAAATTGAGAGTCGTGTTCAATGCGTCCGCCAAAACCACAACCGGGAATTC AACGCATCGCTACGCAGTAACAGCGGACATCGCGAAAATGTACCGCCAAATATGCATGTCCACGAAAAACCTCGATCTACAACGCATTGTCTGGCGTCGTGACCCGACGTTACCCATAAAGGATTATCACATGTTGCGCGTTACTTATGGCGTTGCCGCTGCGTCCTACTTAGCAGTTAAATCGCTGCAACAAACCGCAAAATATTCGTCACACATTTGTGAGAAGGCTGCTGCCGTCATCCATAAGGACTTTTACAAGGATGATCTCCTCCCTGCTGCGTCTTCTAAAGAAGAGCTGCTAGGTTTACAACGAAACGTCTCCGAAATACTGAAGGAAGGGGGTTTTGAACTTCGAAAATGGGCGTCTAATTGTGCGGagctttttgaaaatgtttcgaaTGCATCAGAAAATATATCACACTACCTAGTCGATAGTAAAGATGTCCATGCCTTGGGCCTTATATGGAATACAGAGGAGGACTACTTCACGTTCTCAGTTAATTTGAATCAACCACCCACTATTTTAACGAAGAGAAATTTCTTGTCTGATGCTAGCACGCTTTTCGACCCACTGGGTCTGCTCGCTCCAGCGACCATAAGATCAAAGATGTGGTTTCAGGAGATCTGGCGTATGAGTGTCGGTTGGGATGACGTTATTCCAGACTGCATCGCAGCACAGTGGCGACAACATCGCTCGGAATTGCTACTGCTATCAAGTTTAAAGATAAGTCGCTGGTTTGGCACAGGAGCAGGTGAGTCGTTCACTGAGCTACATATTTTCGCTGACGCTTCCGAGCGCGCTTACGCTGCCGTAATGTACGCGTGCACATTACACAACGACGGCAGTATTACTGTCGTGCTGATCTCGTCGAAGACTAAGGTAGCACCGCTTAAAACAACAACCCTGCCGCGCTTAGAATTGTGCGCTGCACATCTTGCTGCTAAATTGGCGCAAAGCGTGTTACATAGCTGGGGTGATCTCCGCTATCCGATCTATGCTTGGACTGACTCAACTATCACATTGGCATGGCTTCAGGCGCATCCTAGTAAGTGGATAACTTTCGTTGCCAATCGCGTTGCTGACATACAAGAAGTTTTACCGCCTGAATGTTGGAACCATATCCGCTCTGAACTGAATCCAGCAGATTGCGCTTCTAGAGGTGTAACTCCGTCTGAACTACTGCATCAAAAACTATGGTGGTCTGGTCCTGAATTCTTAAAAGGTCCTGACCATTTCTGGAAGTTATCACCTTCGCAACACACAACTCAGTTGGGCGTTCGTAGCAAGGTCGTCGCCCATGCTACGAGCTCAGATGACCACTGGCCTGTATTGATGAGACATTCATCGTATTCCAAGCTGCGCCGCATCATTGCTTACGTGTTAAGGATTTTCGTCAACGCTCGAGTTAAGACACGAATCAACGCTGCTAAACGG CAAAAGAAAGCCGATTCCGCTTCGGAGTAG